A stretch of the Arthrobacter stackebrandtii genome encodes the following:
- a CDS encoding phosphoenolpyruvate carboxykinase (GTP) encodes MVHAPVQESVEQAMTTHKGLAAWVSEVAALTLPENIRWVDGSAQEYAQLTDQLVEEGTLTRLNPELFPNSFAAFSDPKDVARVEGRTFICSEKERDAGFTNNWMEPAAMKEILNDRFAGSMRGRTMYVIPFVMGPLDAEDPKFGVEITDSAYVVASMRIMANIGSEVLHKIESTNAFFVPALHSVGAPLEPGQADTPWPCNEEKWIVHFPEERSIFSYGSGYGGNALLGKKCFALRIASVMARDEGWLAEHMLILKLTSPEEKTYHVAAAFPSACGKTNLALLEPTIPGWKAETLGDDINWMRFGKEGELRAVNPEAGLFGVAPGTGWSTNPNAMAAIVKGNSIFTNVALTDDGGVWWEGMTEEVPAHLTDWRGQDWTPDAGSPAAHPNSRFCTPIDQVDMLSKDYFDAAGVEINAILFGGRRKTTVPLVTQSRDWTHGIFMGSTLSSETTAAATGAVGVVRRDPMAMLPFIGYDAGDYLKHWIDLSAGGNQDRLPKIFLVNWFRRNADGGFAWPGFGENTRVLKWAIERIEGTADAVETPIGFVPADGSLDLAGLEVPASDIEDALKVDPAEWQAELAGIDEWYARFGDSLPAEMAAELEGLKQRFAA; translated from the coding sequence ATGGTCCACGCGCCAGTGCAGGAATCCGTTGAGCAGGCAATGACCACCCACAAGGGCCTCGCCGCCTGGGTGTCGGAAGTTGCAGCTCTGACCTTGCCGGAGAACATCCGCTGGGTGGACGGCTCTGCACAGGAATATGCGCAGCTCACGGACCAGCTGGTGGAAGAGGGCACGCTCACGCGGCTGAACCCGGAGCTGTTCCCCAATTCCTTCGCAGCCTTCTCGGACCCCAAGGACGTGGCCCGGGTTGAAGGCCGCACCTTCATTTGCTCCGAAAAGGAGCGCGACGCCGGCTTCACCAACAACTGGATGGAACCGGCCGCCATGAAGGAGATCCTCAACGACCGCTTCGCCGGCAGCATGCGCGGACGCACAATGTACGTCATTCCGTTCGTCATGGGCCCGCTCGATGCCGAGGACCCCAAGTTCGGTGTGGAGATCACCGACTCCGCCTACGTGGTGGCCTCCATGCGCATCATGGCCAACATCGGCTCCGAGGTGCTGCACAAGATTGAGTCCACCAACGCCTTCTTCGTGCCTGCGCTGCACTCGGTCGGTGCCCCGCTGGAGCCCGGCCAGGCCGACACCCCGTGGCCCTGCAACGAGGAGAAGTGGATTGTGCACTTCCCTGAGGAGCGCTCCATCTTCTCCTACGGCTCCGGCTACGGCGGCAACGCGCTGCTCGGCAAGAAGTGCTTCGCCCTGCGCATCGCCTCTGTCATGGCCCGGGACGAGGGCTGGCTCGCCGAGCACATGCTGATCCTGAAGCTCACCAGCCCCGAGGAGAAGACCTACCACGTGGCTGCCGCCTTCCCCTCGGCCTGCGGCAAGACGAACCTGGCCCTGCTCGAGCCCACCATTCCCGGCTGGAAGGCCGAGACCCTGGGGGATGACATCAACTGGATGCGCTTCGGCAAGGAGGGCGAGCTGCGCGCCGTCAACCCCGAAGCCGGCCTGTTCGGCGTCGCCCCGGGCACCGGCTGGTCCACGAACCCCAACGCCATGGCCGCGATCGTCAAGGGCAACTCCATCTTCACCAATGTTGCCCTGACGGACGACGGCGGTGTGTGGTGGGAAGGCATGACCGAGGAAGTGCCCGCTCACCTGACGGATTGGCGCGGCCAGGACTGGACCCCCGATGCGGGGAGCCCCGCCGCCCATCCCAACTCGCGGTTCTGCACGCCGATCGACCAGGTGGACATGCTGTCCAAGGACTACTTCGACGCCGCCGGTGTTGAGATCAACGCCATCCTGTTCGGCGGACGCCGCAAGACCACGGTTCCCCTTGTCACCCAGTCCCGCGACTGGACCCACGGCATCTTCATGGGCTCCACGCTGTCCTCCGAAACCACGGCCGCAGCCACTGGCGCAGTCGGCGTGGTCCGACGCGACCCCATGGCCATGCTGCCGTTCATCGGCTACGACGCCGGCGACTACCTCAAACACTGGATTGACCTGTCTGCCGGCGGCAACCAGGACCGCCTGCCGAAGATCTTCCTCGTGAACTGGTTCCGCCGCAACGCCGACGGAGGCTTCGCGTGGCCGGGCTTTGGTGAGAACACCCGCGTGCTCAAGTGGGCCATCGAGCGCATCGAAGGCACCGCCGATGCAGTCGAGACGCCGATCGGCTTTGTCCCTGCGGACGGTTCGCTGGATCTGGCCGGCCTGGAGGTTCCGGCCTCGGACATCGAGGATGCACTGAAGGTGGACCCGGCCGAGTGGCAGGCCGAGCTCGCCGGCATCGACGAGTGGTACGCCCGCTTCGGCGATTCCCTCCCTGCGGAAATGGCCGCCGAGCTTGAGGGTCTGAAGCAGCGCTTCGCAGCCTGA
- a CDS encoding globin domain-containing protein, with protein sequence MLSEKSRPIIEATLPLVGSRLGAITPNFYGRMFAAHPELLDGLFSRANQNNGEQQKALAGSIAGFASALVANPDLIPETMLSRIAHKHTALGITEDQYDIVYKYLFEAIAEELADVITAEIAEAWTEVYWLMANALIKIEKGLYAAQANDKMWMPWTVVAKTPAGTDSMTFVLAPADDTPVTAARPGQFVSVKIALPDGLLQVRQYSLSADVESTTRRVFTTKRDDGGEVSPVLHNNVKVGDVVELSNPYGDVTLDGEGPVVFATAGIGCTPSASALRSLANAGGDREVLVLHAEKNLEAWALREQMTTDVDAIDGATLQLWLEEPTEGFHKGFMSLEGLDLPADASMYVCGPLPFMKAIRSQAIDAGIPSTKIHYEVFGPDVWLTGAAN encoded by the coding sequence ATGCTTTCGGAAAAATCGCGCCCCATCATTGAAGCCACCCTGCCCCTGGTGGGTTCACGGCTGGGCGCCATCACCCCGAACTTCTACGGCCGCATGTTCGCCGCACACCCGGAGCTCCTCGACGGCCTGTTCAGCCGCGCCAACCAAAACAACGGCGAGCAGCAGAAGGCCCTGGCCGGTTCCATCGCCGGATTCGCGTCCGCCCTGGTGGCCAACCCGGACCTGATCCCCGAGACCATGCTCAGCCGCATCGCCCACAAGCACACCGCCCTGGGCATCACCGAGGACCAGTACGACATCGTCTACAAGTACCTCTTTGAGGCCATCGCGGAAGAGCTCGCCGACGTCATCACGGCCGAGATCGCCGAAGCCTGGACCGAGGTCTACTGGCTCATGGCCAACGCGCTCATCAAGATCGAAAAGGGCCTCTACGCCGCCCAGGCCAACGACAAGATGTGGATGCCCTGGACCGTCGTGGCAAAGACGCCCGCCGGCACCGACTCCATGACCTTCGTCCTGGCCCCTGCCGACGACACCCCCGTCACCGCGGCCCGCCCCGGCCAGTTCGTCTCCGTCAAGATTGCCCTGCCGGACGGCCTGCTGCAGGTCCGCCAGTACTCGCTCAGCGCCGACGTCGAGTCCACCACCCGCCGCGTGTTCACCACCAAGCGTGACGACGGCGGCGAGGTCTCGCCCGTGCTGCACAACAATGTGAAGGTGGGGGACGTCGTCGAACTTTCCAACCCCTACGGCGATGTGACGCTCGACGGCGAGGGCCCGGTTGTGTTTGCGACCGCCGGCATCGGCTGCACCCCCTCTGCGTCGGCGCTGCGGTCGCTGGCCAATGCGGGCGGGGACCGCGAGGTGCTGGTGCTGCACGCCGAGAAGAACCTCGAGGCCTGGGCGCTGCGCGAGCAGATGACCACCGATGTGGACGCCATTGACGGCGCCACCCTGCAGCTCTGGCTGGAGGAGCCCACCGAGGGATTCCACAAGGGCTTCATGTCCCTCGAGGGCCTTGACCTGCCGGCTGACGCGTCGATGTATGTGTGCGGGCCGCTGCCGTTCATGAAGGCGATCCGCAGCCAGGCGATCGATGCCGGCATCCCGTCGACGAAGATCCACTACGAGGTCTTCGGCCCGGACGTCTGGCTCACCGGCGCCGCCAACTAG
- a CDS encoding RrF2 family transcriptional regulator, with amino-acid sequence MRINSFSDVSLRLLMVLCSAPEGELSTTRDLAEQVGTPYNHVSKAVLKLRQMGLVEAIRGRTGGVRISPAGKATTVGQVLRVLDDHQDAAECRTEMGECPLAHNCGLRGVLNHARESFYVSLDNVTIYSLARKTNDGPVPVMLSTTRPG; translated from the coding sequence ATGCGCATCAACTCCTTTTCCGACGTCAGCCTGCGCCTGTTGATGGTGCTGTGCTCGGCGCCGGAGGGCGAACTGTCCACCACCCGCGATCTCGCGGAGCAGGTGGGCACGCCGTACAACCATGTGAGCAAGGCCGTGCTGAAGCTGCGGCAGATGGGGCTCGTGGAAGCCATCCGCGGCCGCACCGGCGGGGTCCGCATCTCCCCCGCAGGGAAGGCCACCACGGTGGGCCAGGTGCTGCGCGTGCTGGACGACCACCAGGACGCGGCCGAATGCCGCACCGAGATGGGTGAATGCCCGCTGGCCCACAACTGCGGGCTGCGCGGCGTGCTAAACCACGCCCGGGAATCGTTCTACGTATCGCTGGACAACGTGACCATCTACAGCCTGGCCAGGAAGACCAATGACGGGCCGGTGCCTGTGATGTTAAGCACAACCCGCCCTGGCTGA